In a genomic window of Tripterygium wilfordii isolate XIE 37 chromosome 8, ASM1340144v1, whole genome shotgun sequence:
- the LOC120003330 gene encoding kinetochore protein SPC25 homolog: PDFFPAHRYVNLNAPGSNCPTTPENQNGGLDKLFIQKITLSHRACTFAFVNSTEISLRTKMEWLILVREREIPIQQQKMESFASSFQKSLESINARAQETVRNQGNLLQLKASLRDAEDEFVKVLGVKTCKEAKQMATRDSILVTKARIEELRRTVQVERAKRDEYAAIMSQQSLDLAIFEGKVKRGSAHKAEIEEAISWYIRVLGFQIEGGHGVKFTFSNINLKNPYEECSITIRHQNDTYTLLTCDPHIDDTKELIQVLNRTNGLFRFVRIMRDKFQEATMLGITSHSVICQDTSTISVSAPLSSVSTERSESPAKKDKHQIQQRDISRLLKEVNHGIESLLKKNDRAAEGHSKKVNLGKRVKTEILSPMSASYALYGSE; this comes from the exons CCTGACTTTTTCCCTGCACACAGATATGTTAATTTAAACGCTCCCGGCTCCAACTGTCCCACCACCCCGGAAAACCAAAATGGCGGGCTGGATAaacttttcattcaaaaaatcaCTCTCTCACACAGAGCCTGCACATTCGCATTCGTAAACTCCACCGAGATCTCATTACGGACGAAGATGGAGTGGCTGATATTAGTCCGCGAAAGAGAGATACCGATTCAGCAGCAGAAGATGGAGTCCTTCGCTTCTTCGTTTCAAAAATCTCTGGAATCGATTAATGCCAGAGCGCAAGAAACTGTCCGCAATCAAG GGAATTTATTGCAGTTGAAAGCTAGCCTGAGAGACGCCGAGGATGAATTTGTGAAAGTTCTAGGAG TTAAGACCTGTAAAGAGGCCAAGCAGATGGCGACAAGGGACTCCATATTAGTCACAAAAGCTAGAATAGAGGAACTCAGAAGAACTGTGCAAGTTGAGAGGGCTAAGAGGGATGAATATGCAGCAATCATGTCACAACAATCTTTag ATTTGGCTATATTTGAAGGGAAGGTAAAGCGAGGCAGTGCACATAAAGCTGAAATTGAAGAGGCCATTTCGTGGTACATTAGGGTCCTTGGATTTCAAATTGAAGGAGGACATG GCGTGAAGTTCACTTTTAGCAACATTAATTTGAAAAATCCATATGAAGAGTGCTCTATCACCATTCGCCATCAAAACGATACTTACACAT TGTTGACTTGTGATCCACACATTGATGACACCAAAGAGTTGATCCAAGTGTTGAACAGAACTAATGGTTTGTTCAGATTTGTCAGAATAATGAGGGACAAGTTTCAGGAAGCTACAATGCTTG GAATTACGTCCCACTCTGTAATTTGTCAAGACACTTCCACGATATCAGTGTCTGCTCCCCTTTCATCAGTTTCAACGGAAAGAAGTGAATCACCAGCTAAGAAGGACAAGCATCAAATTCAACAGAGAGATATCAGTAGGCTTCTCAAGGAAGTTAACCATGGAATTGAATCACTGCTTAAGAAAAATGATAGAGCTGCTGAAGGCCATTCCAAGAAAGTTAACCTGGGAAAAAGGGTTAAGACAGAAATTTTATCTCCAATGTCTGCATCATATGCTCTTTATG GTTCAGAATGA
- the LOC120004016 gene encoding protein MODIFIER OF SNC1 1-like, with the protein MTSNILTGERRWTSARRGGMTVLGKVSVPKPINLPSQRLENHGLDPNVEIVPKGTLSWGSKSSSSASNAWGSSTLSPQTDGGSGSPSHLSARPSSGGSGTRPSTAGSDRAHEANANAWGSNSRPSSASGALLSSQSSLTSLRPRSAETRPGSSQLSRFADPPSENSGAWGAAGMAEKLGVTSAKKDGFSLTSGDFPTLGSEKDNDGRNSEPQDHSSHGRPGSSSGGATVKDGSGTSDGNASINSNVKSGTANSWRRDNSPYNEDGMRPNVEKWPVDPPPHHNPNLPPPHYDAWHGPPVNNHPGGVWYRGPPGGPPYGAPVTHGGFPMEPFHYYRPQIPATALANQQPVPPPGVGPRGHHPNNGDMYRPHMPDAYIRPGMPIRPGFFPGPVAYESYYGPPMVYCNSNERDIPFMEMTAGPAYNRHSGQTAPDNSNLHNRPCGYGPPGKPLVSEVEFSQSHDPCRPYKVLLKQHDGWDEQHDQKLNESGASYLEKEDQPRKSWDDDLQGDYKKDEEMHIKGRTTGEKASAASDIQGGSSVTAKVNSTEIVGYVMAHNEHFVKKSENMAVVVPEGPAALKDSSLIQKIEGLNAKVRASDGRQDVTSVPVREEQRNKLPAIGFKANHPSNDAGVHAGDTRFDASLTATSRRPAHGMHNRPDHRGSKGRFNVQDADGWQKKASAVDSPIAAAATHSESSIPLMQNHTSVESTDKSGSYPQGKDEGEAVQPIFNSSDSQLQRSKMRELAKQRVKQRQKEEEDREREQKAKALAKLEELNKRTQAVEGLNQKAETDSVQNKHEESQVSNESTSVISTSAELTSTKVSNTITIMQTSESSSTIVEKPTFLVGELPVETLKSANRGPVVSQIHVESSQRVDNTDSPDLDSAPHVTGAPNSKHKRMGHKQKQNIPLEKSSVDQLISASTSEAPKIHTDASVDVSASIEVVACEMASSLKLSESSVQPRRKNNRGDKNKHKADVKSSMDAVPSSLSKETNILDTPTDASNRMAEESALNSSSVRSAGAVKDSNQPSEPHLSIPNEDTHGRVNNQWKLQHSRRMRNQQGNRSAEKFHGGDAVVWAPVRSQNKAEVANEVGENSVTENTNSVKNDLLLQNNPRNKRAEMERYVPKPVAKEMAQQGSFQQPVALSTGQTALEEIVGRPVSPAGPATQKGGPAIAAGNGDFKQNRPGKVHGSWRQRGSAESAMGQSLQDRKYNTSNSSKNVPKLNENQQPRRSDVSLVKGQLKHTDEWNSSDGWHMPDNSESSAPVTVPIVKEHGVKGKRHSTKGQKGTGNTHEQEQKKIKSDDDMDKSNSQSLDPEIYQIEFSAASKDNRGSRERSTCHWQPKLQASSAPNEGTTPSIGQGIGVEVGRGNRRDPTETTGGSVVQSVSLLEKGKVEEAPGVRHPETKRERKMSSLKEQSHSPNQVPGGLGEQEHSSNMDFEHEQSSFGFQKSGRHNSRFGREHESRGHWGAVGQDNKQYNQPANRDRQANTSHYEYQPVGPHNNNKAHNFEQSNDASHNTGPRSRGRGQNHSRRGGGNFYGSQSSTSTV; encoded by the exons ATGACATCAAACATTTTAACCGGAGAGAGAAG ATGGACCTCTGCAAGAAGAGGAGGCATGACTGTCTTGGGGAAAGTTTCTGTTCCGAAACCTATAAATTTACCCAGCCAAAG GTTAGAAAATCATGGTTTGGACCCAAATGTGGAAATTGTCCCCAA GGGCACCCTTAGCTGGGGCAGCaaatcatcttcttctgcaTCGAATGCATGGGGTTCTTCAACTCTTTCGCCACAAACTGATGGTGGTTCTGGTTCGCCAAGCCATCTGAGTGCCCGTCCTTCGTCTGGTGGAAGTGGTACTCGACCATCAACTGCTGGCAGTGACAGAGCCCATGAAGCTAATGCTAATGCTTGGGGTTCTAATTCTAGGCCATCATCGGCTTCTGGAGCTTTGTTATCAAGTCAGTCATCACTTACATCACTACGTCCCCGTAGTGCTGAAACAAGACCTGGTAGCTCACAATTATCTCGATTTGCTGATCCACCGTCGGAGAATTCAGGGGCATGGGGTGCAGCTGGAATGGCAGAAAAGTTG GGAGTTACATCAGCTAAGAAAGATGGGTTTTCTCTTACATCTGGAGACTTTCCTACACTTGGTTCCGAAAAAGACAACGATGGAAGAAATTCAGAGCCCCAAG ACCATAGTTCTCATGGTCGTCCTGGATCATCTTCTGGTGGAGCAACAGTGAAAGATGGGAGTGGGACTTCTGATG GTAATGCTTCTATAAATTCAAATGTCAAGAGTGGAACTGCAAATTCTTGGAGAAGAGATAACTCCCCATACAATGAAGATGGAATGAGGCCGAATGTGGAGAAATGGCCGGTGGATCCTCCACCACATCACAATCCAAATTTGCCCCCACCTCATTATGATGCATGGCATGGTCCTCCTGTAAATAATCATCCCGGTGGCGTATGGTATAGAGGACCTCCAGGCGGTCCTCCATATGGGGCTCCTGTTACTCATGGTGGTTTCCCAATGGAACCATTTCATTACTATCGTCCTCAGATTCCAGCTACTGCTCTTGCCAATCAACAGCCAGTTCCACCTCCTGGTGTAGGACCAAGAGGGCACCACCCAAATAATGGAGATATGTACAGGCCTCATATGCCTGATGCTTACATACGCCCGGGTATGCCAATTAGGCCTGGTTTCTTCCCTGGTCCTGTGGCCTATGAGAGCTACTATGGCCCTCCCATGGTCTACTGCAATTCCAATGAACGAGATATTCCATTTATGGAAATGACAGCTGGTCCTGCATACAACAGGCATTCAGGTCAAACTGCTCCTGATAATAGCAATTTGCATAATAGACCTTGTGGATATGGTCCTCCTGGGAAGCCATTGGTCTCAGAAGTGGAATTTAGTCAGTCTCACGATCCTTGTAGACCGTACAAGGTTCTTCTGAAGCAGCATGATGGTTGGGATGAGCAACATGATCAGAAGTTGAACGAGAGTGGTGCATCATATCTTGAGAAGGAGGACCAGCCAAGAAAATCTTGGGACGATGACTTGCAAGGAGATTACAAAAAGGATGAGGAGATGCACATAAAAGGAAGAACAACTGGGGAAAAGGCTTCTGCGGCTTCAGACATCCAAGGAGGCAGCTCTGTCACTGCCAAAGTAAATTCAACTGAAATTGTAGGATATGTGATGGCACACAATGAACATTTTGTGAAGAAATCAGAAAACATGGCCGTTGTTGTTCCAGAAGGCCCTGCAGCCTTAAAAGACTCCAGCCTGATACAAAAAATAGAAGGTTTAAATGCGAAAGTTCGGGCTTCAGATGGACGACAAGATGTCACATCTGTTCCCGTTAGGGAGGAGCAGAGAAATAAATTACCAGCTATTGGTTTTAAGGCCAACCATCCATCAAATGATGCTG GTGTTCATGCTGGAGATACGAGATTTGATGCCAGTTTAACTGCAACCTCTAG GAGACCTGCTCACGGCATGCACAACAGACCTGATCATCGTGGCAGCAAAGGAAGATTTAATGTGCAAGATGCTGACGGGTGGCAAAAGAAAGCTTCGGCTGTGGACTCCCCAATTGCAGCAGCAGCTACACATTCTGAGAGTTCTATTCCTCTCATGCAAAACCATACATCTGTGGAGTCCACAGATAAGTCAGGGTCCTATCCTCAGGGAAAGGATGAGGGAGAGGCTGTGCAACCCATCTTCAATTCAAGTGACAGTCAGTTGCAG CGTTCTAAGATGAGAGAGCTAGCCAAGCAACGTGTTAAACAACGAcagaaggaggaggaagatcgGGAAAGAGAACAGAAGGCCAAAGCTCTTGCAAAGTTGGAAGAGTTGAACAAGCGAACTCAAGCAGTGGAAGGTTTAAATCAGAAGGCCGAGACTGATTCTGTACAGAATAAGCATGAAGAATCTCAAGTTTCTAATGAATCAACCTCGGTTATCAGTACATCTGCAGAACTAACCTCAACAAAGGTTTCTAACACAATTACAATTATGCAGACTAGTGAGAGTAGTTCCACCATAGTTGAAAAACCAACCTTTCTAGTTGGTGAGCTGCCTGTGGAGACTCTGAAGAGTGCAAACAGGGGACCTGTTGTGTCACAGATCCACGTGGAGTCATCACAAAGAGTTGATAATACTGATTCTCCTGACCTTGACAGTGCTCCACATGTAACTGGCGCCCCTAATTCTAAGCATAAGCGTATGGGCCATAAACAAAAGCAGAATATTCCATTGGAAAAAAGTTCTGTTGACCAGCTTATTTCTGCATCTACATCTGAAGCACCTAAAATTCATACTGATGCATCAGTTGATGTTTCTGCATCTATTGAGGTTGTAGCTTGTGAAATGGCATCTAGCCTGAAATTATCGGAGTCATCAGTACAACCAAGAAGGAAAAATAATAGGGGTGACAAGAACAAGCACAAGGCAGATGTTAAGTCATCCATGGATGCTGTACCATCATCCTTATCTAAGGAAACAAATATTCTTGACACTCCCACTGATGCCAGCAACCGGATGGCAGAAGAATCAGCATTGAATTCTAGTTCAGTTAGGTCAGCGGGTGCCGTTAAGGATTCAAACCAGCCCTCAGAGCCGCACTTGTCAATACCAAATGAAGATACTCATGGGAGAGTAAATAACCAATGGAAACTTCAGCATTCTCGCAGGATGAGAAATCAACAAGGTAATAGATCAGCAGAGAAATTCCATGGCGGTGATGCCGTTGTTTGGGCCCCTGTGCGTTCACAGAACAAGGCTGAGGTTGCCAATGAAGTCGGTGAGAACTCTGTAACTGAGAATACCAATTCTGTAAAGAACGACCTGTTGTTACAGAACAATCCTAGAAACAAGAGGGCAGAGATGGAGAGATACGTCCCAAAGCCTGTAGCCAAAGAAATGGCTCAGCAAGGAAGCTTTCAACAACCAGTGGCTCTTTCAACCGGGCAGACTGCATTGGAAGAAATTGTTGGCAGACCAGTTTCTCCAGCTGGACCTGCTACTCAGAAGGGAGGGCCAGCAATTGCGGCGGGGAATGGGGACTTTAAGCAGAATAGGCCAGGAAAAGTTCATGGATCTTGGCGCCAACGGGGTTCTGCAGAATCTGCCATGGGTCAAAGTTTGCAAGATAGGAAGTATAATACTTCAAACTCTAGCAAGAATGTTCCAAAATTAAATGAGAACCAGCAGCCCCGGAGGTCTGATGTAAGCTTGGTGAAAGGGCAACTCAAGCATACTGATGAATGGAATTCTTCTGATGGCTGGCACATGCCTGATAATTCTGAATCTTCTGCACCAGTCACAGTTCCTATTGTGAAAGAGCATGGAGTCAAAGGAAAGCGGCATAGCACAAAGGGACAGAAGGGCACAGGCAACACGCATGAGCAGGAgcagaagaaaatcaaaagtgATGATGACATGGACAAATCTAACTCACAATCTTTAGATCCCGAGATATATCAAATAGAATTTTCAGCTGCTTCAAAAGACAATCGTGGAAGCCGGGAACGATCAACTTGTCATTGGCAACCCAAGTTACAGGCTTCTTCAGCTCCCAACGAAGGCACTACCCCTAGTATTGGCCAAGGTATAGGGGTTGAAGTTGGGAGAGGAAACAGGAGGGATCCCACGGAAACCACGGGAGGTAGTGTAGTTCAGTCAGTCTCTCTCTTGGAAAAAGGCAAAGTGGAAGAAGCTCCTGGTGTACGACATCCAGAGACCAAGAGAGAAAGGAAGATGTCGTCACTAAAGGAACAGTCCCACTCCCCAAACCAAGTTCCTGGTGGCCTCGGTGAACAGGAGCATTCATCAAATATGGATTTCGAACATGAGCAGTCATCTTTCGGATTCCAGAAAAGTGGTAGACATAATAGTCGATTTGGTAGGGAGCATGAATCTCGTGGTCATTGGGGTGCTGTGGGGCAAGATAATAAACAATATAATCAACCTGCTAATCGTGATAGACAGGCGAACACTTCCCACTATGAGTACCAGCCAGTTGGTCCCCACAATAACAACAAAGCCCACAACTTTGAGCAATCAAATGATGCTTCTCATAATACTGGTCCAAGATCAAGGGGTAGAGGCCAGAATCACTCCAGGCGTGGTGGCGGAAATTTCTATGGATCCCAAAGTAGCACATCTACTGTTTGA